From Nonlabens sp. Ci31, the proteins below share one genomic window:
- a CDS encoding DUF6090 family protein, with protein MIKFFRKTRQNLINEGKTAKYVKYAIGEIILVVIGIMIALSLNNWNTDNANKKIVYKNSKTLIQNLEKDSVYIEEKILKIQAQEDELFNLQERLSSREATVDTLLKIARYEFNPLTPTINFKNENTYKTMVLSGEINLFDSDLTQAIYDLYRKHEYFETISEDNFKSYVEAIQNYQESFPIKNRNNTINGPLQDMLWQDVNAKELIAKFNKLTVSKRIGYERKAGLEDLLKGNSALLVELRKIENR; from the coding sequence ATGATAAAATTCTTCCGAAAAACCCGTCAAAATCTCATTAATGAAGGCAAAACAGCCAAGTATGTCAAATACGCCATTGGCGAAATAATCCTTGTGGTCATTGGGATAATGATAGCACTTTCCCTAAATAATTGGAATACAGATAACGCTAACAAAAAGATCGTTTACAAAAACAGTAAGACCTTAATTCAAAATCTAGAAAAAGACAGCGTTTATATTGAAGAGAAAATACTAAAGATACAGGCACAAGAGGATGAACTGTTTAATCTTCAAGAGCGCTTATCGAGCAGAGAAGCAACGGTAGACACCCTTTTAAAAATTGCACGATATGAGTTTAATCCTCTTACTCCAACAATTAATTTTAAAAATGAAAATACGTACAAAACAATGGTGCTTTCTGGCGAGATCAATCTATTTGATAGCGATCTTACGCAAGCCATTTATGACCTTTATAGAAAACATGAGTACTTTGAAACCATAAGTGAAGATAATTTTAAATCGTATGTTGAAGCCATACAAAACTATCAGGAGAGCTTTCCAATTAAAAATAGAAATAATACCATAAATGGTCCTTTACAAGATATGTTATGGCAGGATGTAAACGCCAAAGAGTTGATTGCTAAATTCAATAAACTTACGGTTAGTAAGCGAATAGGCTATGAAAGGAAAGCTGGTTTAGAAGATCTACTAAAAGGAAACTCTGCCTTACTTGTAGAACTGCGAAAAATTGAAAACCGATGA
- a CDS encoding DUF6090 family protein, with amino-acid sequence MIKFFRKIRQNMIKENKASKYLLYAIGEIFLVVIGILIALQINNWNENRKMNHQKNSYLKRLIQENKEDLVTFTNEIERLQNNNTIIVNLSNAFKDKNCSDSLLVKSANNYLIFGTLYPTVIPSTSTFEDLSNTGNLSVIKNTELRDQIVSHYKNYEFMKWTFKIDSDWAIPIDAALFTDTDALRFDSNKTSFLFPDASIEMQAKELREEQAIYTRNAAIHYWINDHSINYLKKVKEETLDFIGLLEKANKNERLTKND; translated from the coding sequence ATGATAAAATTCTTTAGGAAAATCCGCCAAAATATGATTAAAGAGAACAAAGCTTCCAAATACCTACTTTACGCTATTGGCGAAATATTTCTTGTAGTCATTGGGATTTTGATTGCTCTACAAATTAACAATTGGAATGAGAATAGAAAAATGAACCATCAGAAAAATTCATATCTCAAAAGATTAATTCAAGAAAACAAAGAAGATCTCGTCACTTTTACAAATGAAATAGAACGCCTTCAAAACAACAATACTATAATAGTCAATTTAAGCAACGCCTTCAAAGACAAAAACTGTAGTGATTCACTATTGGTTAAAAGCGCAAATAACTATTTGATATTTGGTACACTTTATCCAACCGTTATTCCTTCCACTTCAACATTTGAAGATCTATCTAATACCGGAAATTTAAGTGTTATTAAGAACACCGAATTAAGAGACCAAATTGTAAGTCATTATAAGAATTACGAATTTATGAAATGGACCTTTAAAATAGATAGTGATTGGGCTATACCTATTGATGCAGCGCTTTTTACCGATACAGATGCTCTGAGATTCGATTCTAACAAGACTTCATTTCTTTTTCCTGATGCATCTATTGAAATGCAAGCTAAAGAATTAAGAGAAGAACAAGCCATATACACTCGAAATGCCGCAATTCATTATTGGATAAATGATCATTCCATTAACTATCTAAAAAAAGTAAAAGAGGAGACTTTAGATTTTATTGGTCTTTTGGAAAAAGCTAATAAAAACGAAAGACTAACAAAAAATGATTAA
- a CDS encoding DUF6090 family protein: MIKLFRNIRQKLLAEGKTSRYLKYAIGEIILVVIGILIALSINTWNEERKEKAIVENVLKNIRVDLQADTTKFARDLKRIPPMLVDSKALLNSTFPDTLSANALYELLPYSAFNYQVKDQSYEKVISAGITDFFEYNTLFEKIDNYYTIDSNAYNVITKWDSDDNIDDGKLWLTMDFEIDIYKGDFYKENDIQFVQNEVNRKAVFLEKLREPTTRNAIKMNTYRKMRMIKTLTEMKQNATQIILEINQQLEE, from the coding sequence ATGATCAAACTCTTCAGAAACATCCGTCAAAAACTTCTCGCAGAAGGAAAAACATCACGTTATCTCAAATACGCCATAGGAGAAATCATCCTCGTGGTCATTGGGATTTTGATTGCATTGAGCATCAATACGTGGAACGAAGAGCGAAAAGAGAAAGCAATCGTTGAAAACGTATTGAAAAACATACGAGTAGATCTACAAGCAGACACCACAAAGTTTGCTCGAGACTTAAAAAGAATTCCACCGATGCTAGTAGATTCAAAAGCCTTACTCAACAGTACATTTCCTGACACGTTATCAGCAAACGCATTGTATGAATTGCTTCCCTATTCGGCATTCAACTATCAGGTAAAGGATCAAAGTTATGAAAAGGTAATAAGCGCAGGGATTACAGACTTTTTTGAATACAATACCCTATTTGAAAAAATTGATAATTATTACACCATTGATTCTAATGCCTATAACGTCATTACAAAATGGGACTCTGACGACAATATCGACGACGGTAAACTATGGCTAACAATGGATTTTGAAATTGATATTTATAAGGGAGATTTTTATAAAGAAAATGATATTCAATTTGTACAGAATGAAGTGAACAGAAAAGCTGTGTTTCTAGAGAAATTACGAGAACCTACCACTAGAAATGCCATAAAAATGAATACGTATCGCAAAATGAGAATGATAAAAACCTTAACCGAAATGAAACAAAACGCAACCCAAATTATTCTAGAAATCAATCAACAATTGGAAGAGTAA
- a CDS encoding endonuclease domain-containing protein, translated as MKKDKLIISGMHDGATPSVFRNAAKLRDSMTEAELKLWEYLKTKPLGFKVRRQHPIAGFILDFYCHKLRLSIEIDGGYHLKSEQRIKDKERRIYLEKLGISEIRFTNHQVLKEYEKVIHDVNFNLSAGTLCCIRRGFLAERNA; from the coding sequence ATGAAAAAAGATAAGTTGATAATATCCGGAATGCACGATGGAGCCACACCATCGGTTTTTAGGAACGCTGCCAAATTGAGAGATTCAATGACGGAAGCTGAATTGAAATTATGGGAATATTTGAAAACCAAACCATTGGGTTTCAAAGTGAGGCGGCAGCATCCCATAGCAGGATTTATTTTGGATTTCTATTGTCACAAATTAAGATTGTCCATTGAAATTGATGGTGGTTATCATCTTAAATCCGAACAAAGGATAAAAGATAAGGAAAGAAGGATTTATTTGGAAAAGTTAGGCATTTCTGAAATCAGATTTACCAACCATCAAGTTTTAAAGGAATATGAAAAAGTAATACACGATGTTAATTTCAATTTGAGCGCTGGCACCCTTTGTTGCATCCGACGAGGCTTTTTGGCCGAGAGGAATGCATAA
- a CDS encoding DUF6090 family protein, which yields MIKLFRNIRQKLLAEGKTSRYLKYAIGEIILVVIGILIALQINNWNQNRLNDTKEQFTLSSINKEFKENRVQLDTVLFYHKNAYASTKKLISMFPISIERDNLDSISKYLGESLSAWTFNPSQGSVNSIINSSSLDLIHNDELRDILVSWQDLVIDFQEDETTSKNAVINQIDPFLAQHLDYNFNFTDKRNNLKILESLEFEYLINIKLATLFSILDKGSELKELEHNLNRIIELTKAKK from the coding sequence ATGATCAAACTCTTCAGAAACATCCGTCAAAAACTTCTCGCAGAAGGAAAAACATCACGTTATCTCAAATACGCCATAGGAGAAATCATCCTCGTGGTCATTGGGATTTTGATTGCATTGCAAATCAATAACTGGAACCAAAATCGTTTAAATGATACCAAAGAACAATTCACACTGTCTTCTATCAACAAAGAATTTAAAGAAAACAGAGTGCAGCTCGACACCGTATTATTTTATCATAAAAATGCGTATGCGAGTACTAAAAAGCTCATCTCTATGTTTCCCATTTCGATAGAGCGAGACAATTTAGATAGCATTTCAAAATATTTAGGTGAATCCCTTTCTGCTTGGACCTTTAACCCATCACAAGGTTCAGTAAATAGTATTATAAATTCATCGTCATTAGATCTTATACATAATGATGAGTTACGTGACATTTTAGTGTCATGGCAAGATTTGGTTATAGACTTTCAAGAAGATGAAACTACTAGTAAAAATGCTGTCATTAACCAAATAGACCCATTTTTAGCACAACATCTTGATTACAATTTTAATTTCACAGATAAGCGAAATAATCTAAAAATATTAGAATCTCTAGAGTTTGAGTACTTAATAAATATTAAGCTCGCCACATTATTTAGTATTTTAGATAAGGGATCAGAATTGAAGGAGTTAGAGCATAATTTAAATAGAATCATAGAACTCACGAAAGCCAAAAAATAA
- a CDS encoding endonuclease domain-containing protein: MKPMGYKFRRQHPLAGYVLDFYCHRLRLSLEIDGGYHIQKEQKEKDVERTIYLENMEISEIRFTNEQVLNDYETIIEIINSKLCAGTPFLHPTRLFAERNA, from the coding sequence ATGAAACCAATGGGCTATAAATTCAGGAGACAGCATCCACTTGCTGGATATGTTCTTGATTTTTATTGTCACAGATTAAGATTATCCCTTGAAATAGATGGTGGATATCATATTCAAAAAGAACAGAAAGAAAAAGATGTTGAGAGAACAATATATTTGGAAAACATGGAAATTTCAGAAATCAGATTTACTAATGAACAAGTTTTAAATGATTATGAAACTATAATTGAAATTATTAACTCCAAACTGTGCGCTGGCACCCCTTTCTTGCATCCGACGAGGCTTTTCGCCGAGAGGAATGCATAG
- a CDS encoding endonuclease domain-containing protein, whose translation MKKDKLKISGMHDGATPSVFENAQKLRDHMTETEQKIWEFLKMKPMGYKFRRQHPLAGYVLDFYCHRLRLSLEIDGGYHIQKEQKEKDVERTIYLENMGISEIRFTNEQVLNDYETIIEIINSKLFAGTPFLHPTRLFAKRNA comes from the coding sequence ATGAAAAAAGATAAGTTAAAAATATCAGGCATGCACGATGGCGCAACACCTTCAGTTTTTGAAAATGCTCAAAAACTGCGTGACCATATGACTGAAACAGAACAAAAAATATGGGAATTTCTTAAGATGAAACCAATGGGCTATAAATTCAGGAGACAGCATCCACTTGCTGGATATGTTCTTGATTTTTATTGTCACAGATTAAGATTATCCCTTGAAATAGATGGTGGATATCATATTCAAAAAGAACAGAAAGAAAAAGATGTTGAGAGAACAATATATTTGGAAAACATGGGGATTTCAGAAATCAGATTTACTAATGAACAAGTTTTAAATGATTATGAAACTATAATTGAAATTATTAACTCCAAACTGTTCGCTGGCACCCCTTTCTTGCATCCGACGAGGCTTTTCGCCAAGAGGAATGCATAG